GAGCACCTCGCCGTCGGGCGTGAGCACTTCCCAGCGGTCGGCGTAATGATCCCAGCCCTCGTCGTCGTGGCGCACCGTTGCCGAGAAGCGATAGGTCCGGTCGCCCTCCGGCTCCACGCTGACGTCGACCACATCGGCCTTGCCGGCGTAGCCGCCAGTCGACAGCGCGACGAGAGCGAGGCCGACGAGCGCCGTGATCGGCCATTTTCGGAGCATGCTATCCGTCTTTCTCATCAATCCGTCCCGCTTCAATATTGCCGGCGAACAGCTTACATCCGCCGGCCGATTTCGAGCAGAAAAACGTCGGAGCACGGGGTTCGCTCCGGGTCGCCGAGGATCCCGCACGGCGCGGCCAGCAAGGCGGTTGCGCGTCGTGCGCGAGCGCCACGCTTCACGTCTCTGCCTGGCCGTTCCGCTTCGCGATCAGGGTCTCAACGGCGGCGACGACCGCTTCCGGTTCCGCCCGTTCGGTGTAATCGTCATTCACATACGCCCAGTGAATGACGCCATTCGGGGCGATCACGTAGGTCGCCGGCACCGGCAGGCGCCAGGTGCCATCGGCGTTGAGGCGGTCCAGCGGTGCGTCGAGGCGGCGCTGGGCCGTGCGCGCAGCCGAGGACAGCTCGAAGGTCAGACCGTAGGCCCCTGCGACTCCGTGGTCCGCATCGGTCAGCACGGCAAACGGTGGATCCCAGTCGGTTCCGGAGGCAGCAGCCCGGTCAGCGGCCTCGGGCGAGATCGCGATGAGCGCTGCGCCCGCGTCGTGGAGTGCGCCGGCCTGCTCCGCCCACGCCCGCAGTTCCAGACTGCAGAACGGGCACCACCCGCCGCGGTAGAAACTGAGCACAACGGGGCCGGACTCCAGCCACCGTGACAGGCGTACCGAACCGCCCCGCACGTCGGGGCGCTCGAAGTCGGGTGCCCGCGTGCCTGGACCGAGCGCCCGCCCCGCCGGGTGCGACGCTGCGAGGTCCTCCAGACCGCTGCCGATCAGTTCGACCGTCTCCGCGTCCGTCTGCGCGAGGAAACGTTCTTTCGTGGCACGCGTATGCTCGCTGAGAATCATCGCACTGTACTCATCGGGGTCGTTGCTGTAAGTGACAGCAAGTCCGGCAATACGTTCCCTGCCGATGGAGCCTGGCGTTGTCGCGGCGGCGCCCGCCAGCACCGTGGTCCGTCAGCGTGCGCGCGACGCCCGCCGACCACGTACGTAGAGATACGGATCAACGGAGGTGCCCGAGCCCTTCATGCTGTTGGCCCGTATCCAGTACAGGAGCCGCTCGCCATGAGCTACCTGCCATCCGCGCCGGACACCACGCTGGTTGACCGCTTCCGGCACCTGCCCACGCTTGCCGCGCCGTTGCATGAGTTCGCGCAGCAGCTGATGCGTGGGCCGTCCCCTTTCAGCGCTCTGCAACGCGAACGTATCGCCGCGTATGTCTCGGACCAGAATGGCTGCGCCTTCTGTCGGGATAGTCACAACGAGGTCATAGTCCATCTGGGTGGCGCGCCGGAACCACGGCCGGACTCCGTCGATGATGATCCGCTGACGCCGGTACTCACATTCGTCAGTGCACTGAACCGGGAACCGGAGAATATTGGCCAGGCGGACGTCGACAGCGTCCTGGCCGCCGGCTGGGACGAGGATGCACTGGAACATGCCGTGCTGGTCTGCGGTTTCTTCAATCTCATGAACCGCTGGGTCGACGGCCTGGGGATCCCGAGCGACCCGGAGACCGTAAAGATGGGCGGGCGCATGTTGTACATGAAGGGATACCAGGCCGTAATCGATATGTGTACCGATCGAGGTGATCGCCAATCGCAGGCGGGCCAGGTCCCGTAGCATATCCTCTGATCGCGTATGCATTCCGCTTCAGCGCCGGTTGCACCGGCCACGATGCACAGGGAGCAGCCACCATGAACGCAGCCAAGCCGATCGATTTCCCCTACGACTCCCGCTACGCCGATGTCCTCGGTTCCAGCATGCACTACGTCGAGCACGGTTCCGGCGACCCCATTCTGTTCCTGCACGGTCAACCGACCTGGTCGTACCTCTGGCGCAACGTTCTCCCCGAACTCGAGGGCAAGGGCCGGCTGATCGCCGTCGACCTTATCGGCTATGGCCTGTCCGACCGCCCCGATCTCGCGTACGACGTCGAAGACCATATCCGGTACCTCGATGCCTTCATCGACAACCTGGGACTCGATCGGTTGACCATCGTCGGACACGACTGGGGCTCGTTCTTCGGCTTCCACTTCGCTCGCCGGCATCCGGAGCGGGTCAAGGCACTCGCCTTCATGGAGGCGCTGCTGCTGCCGGTGCCCGGCTACGAGGCCTTCGATGAACAGACCCGGGAGTTCTTCCAGACCCTGCGGGCGTCGCAGGAGAATGCCGAGCGCATGATGGTCGACGAAAACCAGTTCATCGAGGGCGTATTGCCCGCACTGACCCAGCGTGAGCTGACACAGCATGAGCTGGACGCCTATCGCGCGCCATGGGCGAACCCGGCGGATCGCCGAATCCTCTGCAAATTCCCGCAGAAACTCTGCATCGGCGGTGAGCCGGCCGCTATCCGTGATATGCAGATGGCGTACATGGACTGGCTGGAAACGAGCACCTTGGCCAAGCTCATCGTCCACGCCGAGCCAGGGGTACTGATCCCGCCCGAAACCGCGGCGTGGTATGCGCAGAAATTGCCGAACACCGAGACCGTCAACGTCGGTCCTGGCCTGCACTACATCCAGGAAGACCGGCCAGGAGAGATCGGTTCCGCCATCGCCGACTGGATGGATCGCCATGATCCGTGAACGGCCGGGATCATTGCCGGTTCCGTGAGGCAAGGCGCGCAAAGAGGGGTGGTCCCGGGTGCCGACCGGGCATAGGCGTTCCAGGCCGAAACGACGGAATGTCCAACGTCTACATCCGCGCCTGCGCCGCGGATGCGATACCTCCGCCCCCTGTGCTGGATCAGAAGAGCGCGGAGACGGCGAACGCCAACAGCCACAGAGCCATACCGAGCAGCGCTAGCCAGGTCAGCGCCATGCCCCACACGCGCTCGTGCGTCGCGCCCCGCGAGCGCCCGAGCCCGCGGGCGTGCAGGATGCGACCGAGCAGGAGCGCGCCGCCGGCCGCGTGAAGGCCCGCTGGGGCGCCGCCCTGGACTTCCAGCAGGGCCAGCAGGAGCAGCGCGATCGGGATGTTCTCCACGGCATTGGCGTGCACGCGCACGGCGAGCGCGAGATCCGGGCGGTCGCCGTCTCCGATGCCGACCTGATGGCGTCGCCGCAGGCGTGGGATGCGCGCGGCGAGCCCGATGAGCAGCAGCGTGGCAAGCGCGGCGTACAGACTGGTGATCGGCAAGGGCATCAGGCAGGTTCCTCGCAGGGTGTCGGGGAATGCGCGCGGTCAGGCGCGCCCCTCGTAGTCCTCGTCGCTGACGCGCTCGAGCCACTGCACGACCTCACCGTCGAGCGCTTCATGCACCGCGATATGGGTCATGGCCGTATCCGGCGCGGCACCGTGCCAGTGCTTCTCGCCCGGCTGGATCCAGACCACGTCGCCGGGCTGGATGGATTCGACCGGGCCACCCTCGCGCCCCACACGGCCGCTGCCGTGCGTGATGATGAGCGTCTGGCCGAGCGGGTGGGTGTGCCAGGCGGTGCGGGCGCCGGGCTGGAAAGTGACGCGGGCACCGTGGGCGCGCGCGGGTGCCTCGGCGGCGAACAATGGCTCCAGACTGACCTCGCCCGTGAAGTATTCGGCGGGCGGCGTGCGGGCCGGGCGTTCCTCGTTGCGGGTGATCGTCACCATTCAGCGTGTCCTCCTGTATCGGGGCGGCGTTGCACGGCCCCCGAGGATAACCGCGATCGCCTGGATGCGCTTCGATCATCCACTGTTGACCGCAAACAGTCAGCCCGCCACGCACGCCAAATGGGCCCGTCCGCGTCCGCGATACGGCGGGCACTGCCCGTTACCTTGTGTCTCGCCTTTTTTTGGACTAGAGGATTTGAGCGGCCTGCGGTCTCCCTCCCGCGGCAGAGGTGCTCATCATGTCCCATCGATACGCCGGTGGATGCGACCACGTCCACACCCATGCCGACCACGAACCGGTCGATAATCACATCTGCCATTGCTCGGTCTGCAAGAGCGTCACGGGGCAGCCATCCACGCATGTCGTGTTTTTCGGCCACGGCGATCTCGCGGTGGATAATCCGGACGCCCTGAATCGCCAGCCATTCAATGCCGCCAACCCGGACGGACCGCTGGAGTTGTGTACCTGTGCCAGTTGCGGCGCACCGATCATGCTGGATGACAAACAACGGCGGATTCGCGCCGTGGTGCCGAACCTTATGGGGTTTGATCCGGACAGACTGCCCGCGACCTACCATGCCTTCTTCGATCCCTCGAAGGGGGAAGAGAAGCCGGATGATGGACGGCCGGTGCACGAGTCGCTGCGCCCGGACTTTGTCTGGCCCGACCCGGCCTGAGAATGGCCTCGACTCGATCGCCCTTGCGATCGAGTCGAGCGCATTCGAACCAGGTGCATTCGATACCCGAGTGCTGATCCGCCTTTAGCGCTCTACGCAGTGCGCACGCCGACCGAAACTCGTCCGCAATCCGACATCGTTCATACCGGTTCCTTAATCCGGACTCACCCACGACACGATTGGCACTGAAGCTGAGGGTTCGCTCCACAGCGGAAGCCGGTTTCCCATTGGCGTGAACTTTGGCGCCGCCACCAAAAATAATCGCATCGCGGAAACCGGGATGCGTAACGTGGCGAACTGTCCTTCGCACGTTCACATGTCGGGAGACATACGATGTTGAAAATGAGGAACAGATTCCCGTACGGCCTGCTGTCCGTTGCATTGCTCGGTCTGCTGGCTACGGGGTTGGTACAGGCGTCCATGGATCAGGGCGACGCACCGAAAAAGAATATCGTCGAGACCGCCAGTAGCGTCGACGATCTGAGCACGCTGGTTACCGCCGTGGATGCGGGCGGCCTGGTCGAGACGCTGTCGGGCGAAGGTCCGTTCACCGTATTCGCGCCGACCAACGCCGCCTTCGATAAGCTGCCCGACGGCACGCTTACGACGCTGCTCGAGTCGGAGAATAAGGGACAGTTGCAGGCCGTGCTCACCTATCATGTGGTCGCCGGCGAGGCCCCCGCCTCTGCCGTTGTCAGCATGATCGAAGACGGTAACGGCAGCGCGCAGGTCGAAACGGTGCAAGGGCAAATGCTGACACTGACGCTCAACGGCGGAAGCGTGATGGTCGAAGACGCCAACGGCAACAGTGCCACGGTCACGGCCGCCGACGTCATGACCGCCAACGGCGTCGTCCACGTCATCGATTCCGTTCTCCTGCCGAGCGAATAAGCACGGCGCATCACGCAACCCTGGCCGCATGCCTTGTGCGTCCAGGGTTGTTTCGGTGATATACGGATACAGAGTAAAAACCATGAGTATCCGGATCTGATCGGATAGAGCGTGATGAATGACGTTCTACGGATCAGCTACCGACGCCTGCCACCCCTGAATCGATCATGTCCTGGATCGCCTGCTCCGAATAGCCGCACTCCTTGAGCAGTTCGCCCGTGTTCTGCCCGAGGCCCGGTGCGCTTTGCCAGGGCTGTTCGGGCTGGCCGGAGAAACGTGCCGGCGCGCGGGCCTGGCGCAGTGTCCCGGCCTGCGGATGATCGTGATGGACGACCAGTTCGTTGGCCTGGACCTGCGGGTGATCGAGCATCTCGGTGCGGGTCAAAACGGGGGCGCAGGGCACCTGGTATTCCTCGAGCCGCGCGAGCCAGTGCTCGGCGGAGTCGGTCTTGATGACGGACTGGATGAGGTCGAGCCGGGCATCAATGTTCTGCTGGCGCAGTTCCGCGGTCCGGAATCTCGGGTCCTCCGCCCATTCCGGCCGGTCGAGCGCGCGGATGATCGCCTGCCACTCGCGGTCGTTCTGCACCGCGATCGCGATGTAACCCGTCGTGGTCTCGTAGACCAGGTCCTGGAAACTGGCGGCCTCCTGTTGCGGCAGCTCGCCCTGCACGAAGGTCTGGCTCCCCATGTCCGAGCTCCACAGGAAGGCGACGGTGGCGTCCAGCATGGACAGGCGCACGTGCTGGGGTTCACCGGTGCGTTCGCGGGCGAACAGGGCGGCGGTGATCGCCTGGGCGGCGGTGATGCCGGTGACTTTGTCCGGGAGGATCGTCCGGACCAGTTGCGGGCGCCGCTCATCGGCGCCGGCCTGCACTGTCGCAAGCCCGGACAGGCCCTGGATCAGCGGGTCGTAGACCGGGCGTTGGGCGTAGGGGCCGGTATCACCGAAGCCGCTGATGGAGGCCATGATCAGCTTCGGCGCGACCTTGCGCAGCTCGTCCTCGCCGAGCCCCATGCGCTCGATCACCCCCGGGCGGAAGTTCTGGATCAACACATCCGCCGTGGCGATCAGCTTCAGCAACGCGTGATGGCCGGCCTGTTCCTTCAGGTTCAGCGCGACGGATTTCTTGTTGCGGTTGTTGTTGAGAAACGAGGCGGAGAAGTCCCCCTGCCGGTTGGCGGCATGCCGGGTGAAATCACCGCCCGCGGGGTTCTCGACCTTGATTACCTCGGCACCCTGATCCGCCAGCATCATGGTAGCGAGGGGGCCGGAGATCACGGCGGTGAGATCGATGATGCGGATGCCGTCGAGTGGGCCGGTCATAGCGTGGCCTTGTCGTCAGTTCAATCGAAAGCGGACTGCGCGCGCCAGCATATCCGATCGGATATGCCGGGTCAGAGGAAATTCCGGATGCGCTCGCGGTTTCAGCTGATCAGTGCGAACAGGGTGGCCGCCAGTATAAGCACGCCGGCTACGGCCATGTAGACGCGACGTGTTCGGCGCGCGATGGGGCTGCCGGCGCTGAACCGGTAGCGGAAGCGCTCGCTGGTGATCCGGCCGGGCGGGACGCCTGCCTCGACCAGCAGGGTCTCCATTGCGTCGATCATGCCCGGCGGGGCGCAGATGAAACAGCCGATGCGCCGCCGATCCGCATCGGGCAGGCACTCGCGCAACAGCTCGGCGCCGACTGGCCCGGCCTGCGCGCCCGCGGGGCGGTCTTCTTCGTCGACGACGCGCACGATGTCCAGATCGAGGCCGCGGGTCAATTCGTCCAGTTCCTCCTGCAGGATCAGGTCGCGCCGCCAGCGGCAGGCGTAGATGAGTCGCATCGGACGCTGATCTCCCCGTTGCAGCCGGTCGCGCAGCAGTCCGAGGATAGGCGCCAGCCCGACACCACCGGCAATGAACAGCAGCGCCGCATCGTCGTCGTCCGGTTCCCCGAAATGGCCGAATGGTCCGTCGATCCATGCGGCGGCGCCGGTCGCCACCGCGCCGATCTGCCGCGTGTAGTCACCGTTTGCCTTGATGATGAAACGCAACCCGGGGCCGTCGCCGGGCGCCGATGCGATGGAGAACGGGTGTTCGCGTAATCCCCAGGGCCCCGGCGCGATGCGCAGCCAGACGAACTGCCCGGCCTGGAACCGGAGTCCATCGTGCCGGTCGGGCTCGATCGTCAGCTCATGGATATCGTCGCCAACGGAGTGGACCGCCCGCACACGCCAGGGCCGCCGGAGCTGCAGCCACGGACGGAGCGCGTAGACCTGGAGGAGACTGAGCAGCGCCAGGCCAACCGCGCCGATCCAGAACCCGGCCACCACAGGGGAGGCGGCGGCCGTCCCGGCGCCCAGCGTGTGCACGAGGCCGAGGATCGCGATGATCGCGGCGCCGACGCCGTGACCCAGCCGCCAGCGTTCGTAGGGGATCGGCAGGTCGTCCCGGAAGATCGCCGCGAATACGAGGCCGATCAGGCCGAACCAGGCGATGAAGCCCGTCACGCCGGCCAGCGCACTGCCGCCCGGGTCCGTGTCTCCCGGTATTCCGGTCTCACCCGGGAAGAGGGCGTAGAGATAGGGGTGGAGCAGTAGCATCAGGAGGACGACATAACCGCTGAACTGGTGGAAGCGCATGAGCGCGTCCATGCCGACAACGTCGGTGAGCAGCCGGAAGCGCCCCGAGAACGCGAATTCGAGCAGCAGCGCAGCGAAACCGACCATGGCGATGCTCGAGGCGAGGTCGCCGAGGCCGGGGCGGCCGGGCGCCTGGGCAACCACGGCGACCGCGAGCGGCAGGAGTGCCACCAACACGTAGACGAGGATCAGCGCGAAGCCGTGGAGTGACCCGCTACGGCGCCGAGTGGCCCTCACCGGCTGTGTGGTGGTCGTGTCGATGTCGATTCTCCGCAATCAGGCAAATGCCACGGGCCGCATCCCTGCCCATGGGAGCGGCCATCGAGAGAAGAATAGCAGCGACAATCGGAGCTATGAGTACCGTGGCGGCTCGGGGCCACGGTACCAATGCGGTCCGCATTGCGGCTTCGAACAATCGTTCGTCTTCCAGCGGTCGATTCTTTTCGAACGGTTCCTCGGAAAAATGCGCGACACCGGCTGGGCAGGCTGCTAAAAAAGACACGGCGTGGCCGCAGAGTTGACGGCCGGATGCTTCAGGAGAACACTCGGGCGCACCGGATCGGGAGGATGTGCGCCGGCCGTCCCCGGATCAGGACTAAAACGCGATAAGGGGCCATCGCCATGAACGCTATCGTCGACTTCCTGAATACCGTCTTCTGGGGCTACGTGCTGATCTACGGTCTGCTGGCCGTGGGCGTGTTCTTCACGATCCGCCTCGGGTTCCTGCAGTTCCGCCACTTCGGCGAGATGTTCCGCGTGATCCGCAGCGCGCCGGAGACGGACAAGTCCGGCATCACGCCGTTCCAGGCGCTGACGGTCAGCCTCGCCTCACGCGTGGGTACCGGCAACATCGCGGGCGTAGCGGTGGCGCTCTACCTCGGCGGCGCCGGCGCCATCTTCTGGATGTGGCTGGTCGCGCTCGTCGGCATGGCGACCGCCTATGCCGAGAGCACGCTGGCGCAGTTGTACAAGACCCGGAACGCGGACGGCGACTATCGCGGCGGTCCGGCGTTCTACATCGCCAAGGGCCTGAAGCAGAACTGGGCGGCGGCGCTGTTCTCCATCGCACTGATCCTGTCGTTCGGGCTGGTGTTCAACGCCGTGCAGGCCAATTCCATCGCCTCGGCGGTGGACGGCGCCTTCGGCATCCCGCCGGTCGCGACGGGCGTCGTCATCGCCGTCCTCGCGGGCGTGGTGATCTTCGGTGGTATCCCGCAGATCGCGCGCTTCGCGTCCTACGTGGTGCCGGTAATGGCCGGCATCTACCTGCTCCTCGGTCTGATCGTTCTGATGATGAACATCACCGAGGTGCCCGACATGCTGTACCGGATCGTCGCCAGCGCAATGGGCCTTGAGGAGGCGGCCGGCGGCGTCACCGGCGGGCTCGCGGCCGCGATGCTCAACGGCGTCAAGCGCGGCCTGTTCTCCAACGAGGCCGGCATGGGCTCGGCGCCGAACATCGCCGCCTGCGCCGTGCCGCAGCCGCACCATCCGTCCGCACAGGGCTTCGTGCAGGCGCTGGGTGTGTTCATCGACACCATCGTGGTCTGCACCGTGACCGCGCTGTTGATCCTGCTCTCGGGCGTATTCGAGCCCGGCAGCGGTCTCACCGGCACCGAGCTCACCCAGGCGGCGCTCGAGGACCACATCGGGGCGGGCGGCAGTTACTTCGTCGCCATCGCGATCCTGTTCTTCGCCTTCACCTCCATCGTCGGCAATTACTCCTACGCCGAGAACGCGATGACCTATCTGGGCCTGGCGGGCAAGACCGGCATCGTAGTGCTGCGCAGCGCGGTCCTGCTGATGATCATCTGGGGGTCGGTACAGACCGTGGCGACCGTGTTCAACACGGCCGACGCGTCGATGGGCCTGATGGCGACGATCAACCTGGTCGCGATCGTGTTCCTGTCAGGCACCGTGGCGAAGCTCACGAAGGACTACTTCACACAGCGTTCCAGGGGCGAAGAACCACGGTTCCATGGCGCGGACTACCCCGAGTTGTCCGACGAGGTGGACCACGAGATCTGGTGGCGTGAGTAATCGGCGGCCCGGTCGCTGCGGCGGCCGGGTAACCTGCATGAACGCGTGCCTTCGACCGCGGGAGGTACCGGCGTGAGCGACGACACCGACATCGAGGCACTGCTCGAAGAAGCACTCGAGGTCGGCCGCGCCGCCGCCGGGGCGGGCGAGGTCGCGCACTACATCCCTGAACTGGCGAAGTCCGACCCGTCGCACGTCGGCATCGCGATCGCGACGGTTGACGGCGGGCGTTACGAGGTCGGCGATGCCAGGGTGCCATTCACCTTCCAGTCGGTCTCCAAGGTGTTCTCCCTGGCGCTGGTCCTGCGCGAGCACGGGCCGGAAGTGCTCGACGAGATGGCGTGCGAACCGAGCGGTGACGCATTCCACTCGATCGTGCGCCTCGAGGAAGAGCAGGGTCGTCCGCGCAACCCCTACATCAACGCGGGCGCGATCCTGGTCAGCGGTCTCCTGCCCGGTGGCGATCCGGTGGCGAAGGTGGCCAGCCTGCAGTCATTTCTGGGCGAGGTCGGTGATGGCGCCGAGTTCAGGGTGGACGACGAGGTCTTCAACTCCGAGGTCGAGACCGGGTACCGCAACCGGGCACTGGCGAACTACCTGCGCCACTTCGGGCTGCTCGACGATCCGCAGCAGGCGGTAGAGACCTACTTCCGCCAATGCTCGATCTCGCTCGACGCCGTGCGCCTCGCCCGGATCGGGCTGTTCCTGGCCAACCGCGGCGTGGATCCGGTGAGTGGAGAGACCGTGCTTGCGCGTGCCGATAACCGGGTGCTGGTTTCACAGATGGCGATGTGCGGGCTGTATGACGACGTCGGGCGCTTCGCGATCGACGTGGGCGTACCGGCGAAGAGCGGTGTCTCCGGCGCGATCCTCGCGGTGGTCCCCGACCGCATGAGCATCACCGCCTTCGGTCCGGCGCTTGGCCCCAAAGGCAACAGCACGGCCGCGCTGGCCGCCCTCGCGCATCTGTCCAGACGGCTTGATCTGTCGTTGTACTAGTGTCCTGTAACGCAAGTTCGTCGTCTTTTCGTCGGCCCTCGAGGCGCCTGGCGGCGTTGCGCCTCCTCGCCATACGAGGCGCTATGACTCGTCGGCGCGCCTTGCCAGTCGCCACGATGCCTCGCCGAGAAAGATCGACGAACTTGCGTTAAAGGACACCAGGAGCCTGTCCGAGAAAGCATTCACCGGCTGCTTGCTGCCTCACGCGCTCACGACCGAAGATTTCCCGGACAGCCCACTGCCCCGCAGCGCTCACTGTTTCACGAGAGACCAGGCCAACACCGGGGAGCTGATACCTGATGGGCGCCGTTCAAGCCGTTGCGCCCATATGCTCGATGAGCGCCTCGGCGGACATCGGGCGGGCGTAGTAATAGCCCTGGGCCAGCGTGTAGCCGTGCTCGCGAAGGAACCGTTCGTGACCATCGTGCTCGACGCCCTCGGCGACCAGCTCGATGCCCAGGTCATGGGCCAGCGCGCTGACGGACGTGACCACGGCGGCGCCCGGGCCGTCCGGGCAATCGTTGACGAAGCCGCGATCGACCTTGAGCGTATTGAATGGCATGCGGATCAACCGGGCCAGCGAGGAGTGGCCCGTGCCGAAGTCGTCCAGCGCCAGCTGGAATCCCGCCTCACGCAGCCGCTGCAACGCGTAATCGACCTCGTTGATGTGCGTCGACAGCGCGCTCTCGGTGATCTCCAGCTTGATGCGCGAGGGATCGACACCGGCTGCTTGCGTGCGCTGTTTGAGCTGCTCGGTCAGTTGTGGGTCATCGAGCTGCAGCGGTGACAGGTTGACCGAAATCCACAGGTCGTGACCCTGGCGGCGCCAGGCGGCGAGATCGCTGCACGCGGCCTCGAACACCCAGAGGCCCAGTTTATGGATCAGGCCCGTCTCCTCGGCGATGGGAATGAAACGGTCCGGTCCTACCGCGTGCTTGTCGCCGCGCGGCCAGCGCACGAGTGCC
This genomic stretch from Halofilum ochraceum harbors:
- a CDS encoding haloalkane dehalogenase: MNAAKPIDFPYDSRYADVLGSSMHYVEHGSGDPILFLHGQPTWSYLWRNVLPELEGKGRLIAVDLIGYGLSDRPDLAYDVEDHIRYLDAFIDNLGLDRLTIVGHDWGSFFGFHFARRHPERVKALAFMEALLLPVPGYEAFDEQTREFFQTLRASQENAERMMVDENQFIEGVLPALTQRELTQHELDAYRAPWANPADRRILCKFPQKLCIGGEPAAIRDMQMAYMDWLETSTLAKLIVHAEPGVLIPPETAAWYAQKLPNTETVNVGPGLHYIQEDRPGEIGSAIADWMDRHDP
- a CDS encoding GFA family protein, translated to MSHRYAGGCDHVHTHADHEPVDNHICHCSVCKSVTGQPSTHVVFFGHGDLAVDNPDALNRQPFNAANPDGPLELCTCASCGAPIMLDDKQRRIRAVVPNLMGFDPDRLPATYHAFFDPSKGEEKPDDGRPVHESLRPDFVWPDPA
- the glsA gene encoding glutaminase A, which codes for MSDDTDIEALLEEALEVGRAAAGAGEVAHYIPELAKSDPSHVGIAIATVDGGRYEVGDARVPFTFQSVSKVFSLALVLREHGPEVLDEMACEPSGDAFHSIVRLEEEQGRPRNPYINAGAILVSGLLPGGDPVAKVASLQSFLGEVGDGAEFRVDDEVFNSEVETGYRNRALANYLRHFGLLDDPQQAVETYFRQCSISLDAVRLARIGLFLANRGVDPVSGETVLARADNRVLVSQMAMCGLYDDVGRFAIDVGVPAKSGVSGAILAVVPDRMSITAFGPALGPKGNSTAALAALAHLSRRLDLSLY
- a CDS encoding ferredoxin reductase family protein, with protein sequence MRRIDIDTTTTQPVRATRRRSGSLHGFALILVYVLVALLPLAVAVVAQAPGRPGLGDLASSIAMVGFAALLLEFAFSGRFRLLTDVVGMDALMRFHQFSGYVVLLMLLLHPYLYALFPGETGIPGDTDPGGSALAGVTGFIAWFGLIGLVFAAIFRDDLPIPYERWRLGHGVGAAIIAILGLVHTLGAGTAAASPVVAGFWIGAVGLALLSLLQVYALRPWLQLRRPWRVRAVHSVGDDIHELTIEPDRHDGLRFQAGQFVWLRIAPGPWGLREHPFSIASAPGDGPGLRFIIKANGDYTRQIGAVATGAAAWIDGPFGHFGEPDDDDAALLFIAGGVGLAPILGLLRDRLQRGDQRPMRLIYACRWRRDLILQEELDELTRGLDLDIVRVVDEEDRPAGAQAGPVGAELLRECLPDADRRRIGCFICAPPGMIDAMETLLVEAGVPPGRITSERFRYRFSAGSPIARRTRRVYMAVAGVLILAATLFALIS
- a CDS encoding fasciclin domain-containing protein, with the translated sequence MRNRFPYGLLSVALLGLLATGLVQASMDQGDAPKKNIVETASSVDDLSTLVTAVDAGGLVETLSGEGPFTVFAPTNAAFDKLPDGTLTTLLESENKGQLQAVLTYHVVAGEAPASAVVSMIEDGNGSAQVETVQGQMLTLTLNGGSVMVEDANGNSATVTAADVMTANGVVHVIDSVLLPSE
- a CDS encoding CaiB/BaiF CoA transferase family protein — translated: MTGPLDGIRIIDLTAVISGPLATMMLADQGAEVIKVENPAGGDFTRHAANRQGDFSASFLNNNRNKKSVALNLKEQAGHHALLKLIATADVLIQNFRPGVIERMGLGEDELRKVAPKLIMASISGFGDTGPYAQRPVYDPLIQGLSGLATVQAGADERRPQLVRTILPDKVTGITAAQAITAALFARERTGEPQHVRLSMLDATVAFLWSSDMGSQTFVQGELPQQEAASFQDLVYETTTGYIAIAVQNDREWQAIIRALDRPEWAEDPRFRTAELRQQNIDARLDLIQSVIKTDSAEHWLARLEEYQVPCAPVLTRTEMLDHPQVQANELVVHHDHPQAGTLRQARAPARFSGQPEQPWQSAPGLGQNTGELLKECGYSEQAIQDMIDSGVAGVGS
- a CDS encoding alanine/glycine:cation symporter family protein; protein product: MNAIVDFLNTVFWGYVLIYGLLAVGVFFTIRLGFLQFRHFGEMFRVIRSAPETDKSGITPFQALTVSLASRVGTGNIAGVAVALYLGGAGAIFWMWLVALVGMATAYAESTLAQLYKTRNADGDYRGGPAFYIAKGLKQNWAAALFSIALILSFGLVFNAVQANSIASAVDGAFGIPPVATGVVIAVLAGVVIFGGIPQIARFASYVVPVMAGIYLLLGLIVLMMNITEVPDMLYRIVASAMGLEEAAGGVTGGLAAAMLNGVKRGLFSNEAGMGSAPNIAACAVPQPHHPSAQGFVQALGVFIDTIVVCTVTALLILLSGVFEPGSGLTGTELTQAALEDHIGAGGSYFVAIAILFFAFTSIVGNYSYAENAMTYLGLAGKTGIVVLRSAVLLMIIWGSVQTVATVFNTADASMGLMATINLVAIVFLSGTVAKLTKDYFTQRSRGEEPRFHGADYPELSDEVDHEIWWRE
- a CDS encoding carboxymuconolactone decarboxylase family protein, giving the protein MSYLPSAPDTTLVDRFRHLPTLAAPLHEFAQQLMRGPSPFSALQRERIAAYVSDQNGCAFCRDSHNEVIVHLGGAPEPRPDSVDDDPLTPVLTFVSALNREPENIGQADVDSVLAAGWDEDALEHAVLVCGFFNLMNRWVDGLGIPSDPETVKMGGRMLYMKGYQAVIDMCTDRGDRQSQAGQVP
- a CDS encoding (R)-mandelonitrile lyase → MVTITRNEERPARTPPAEYFTGEVSLEPLFAAEAPARAHGARVTFQPGARTAWHTHPLGQTLIITHGSGRVGREGGPVESIQPGDVVWIQPGEKHWHGAAPDTAMTHIAVHEALDGEVVQWLERVSDEDYEGRA
- a CDS encoding MAPEG family protein, yielding MPLPITSLYAALATLLLIGLAARIPRLRRRHQVGIGDGDRPDLALAVRVHANAVENIPIALLLLALLEVQGGAPAGLHAAGGALLLGRILHARGLGRSRGATHERVWGMALTWLALLGMALWLLAFAVSALF
- a CDS encoding peroxiredoxin-like family protein, which gives rise to MILSEHTRATKERFLAQTDAETVELIGSGLEDLAASHPAGRALGPGTRAPDFERPDVRGGSVRLSRWLESGPVVLSFYRGGWCPFCSLELRAWAEQAGALHDAGAALIAISPEAADRAAASGTDWDPPFAVLTDADHGVAGAYGLTFELSSAARTAQRRLDAPLDRLNADGTWRLPVPATYVIAPNGVIHWAYVNDDYTERAEPEAVVAAVETLIAKRNGQAET